From Saprospiraceae bacterium, one genomic window encodes:
- a CDS encoding T9SS type A sorting domain-containing protein yields MQINIRLLAICSLIFLRWNMVCGQEAPDLLKPIPDKDIPAWAIYLYDNPVNLHKVDSAFKAYYAIHPFEKSKFSRYYKRLIMQNRMCLDEFGNIKERKSNIIEQPVTEINTNTRSQMPEWKVVDMETFWLESPQVACPWQVNVYAVDLCKSNPSFMIAASETGGIYRTENKGLQWTQVAHHQKLETKAIAVHPTSPDTIFLGTAGAIQRSVDRGNSWSIVFQYQDLWVHDFEILSDRPNVLLASTSKGLFRSVNSGKDWTQIFTEASCDIKANPSNNNIIYTMRYNNSLGYYEPVKSSNAGASFSLKNAGWHNLKDGGVRMAVSPANRNRVYAIVLTNNRGPYLMRSDNEGESWNIAAKGNYQGYNSPEFPMDNWQGFYDLAIIASNTNADHLITGTGSIFKSTNGGQSFTIHGGYGGDFAVHPDFQCAVGHGNDYWIGTDGGLTYSTDFFTDVNKSYARNKGLNGSDFWGFDVGWHQKTFAGGRYHNGNTVYAPDFDGKYIRMGGAEQATGYIHPIRNQDLYFSDIGAYSVARENQQKMIWNQIPCAKYPNESYYPMEFSKMVWSPVCYSTVYLGEKNSLWVSNNNAASFESLFSVPDADSWVEDIEISRADPAVIYFSERNNRRTEGQIWKSLDGGRSFEKLSNPPGTSGGMRRVKAICISDQDPKIIFQALRSGNAQNKVFKSLDGGQSWINLTTQTIASHNISDILYQNGTEDGVYIACDGGKIFYRNKNMTDWDLHGTGLSASHFTRTLKPFYKNHQLINGSNLGVWEIDFYEPSKPVAQPSVDKQSTYCHRDTFYFDDYSTLEYDGTQSWEWSFPNASYVSDPSSRNPKVMYSTPGSYDVTLKIKNAQGVSEKTVTDMVKINPSVCNPDSISDKALDLGARNNALNIPAIPALAGAKGFTVMAWIKLHRRQDCFTQIISNWGSNVGFGFGFAFQGYVPTTNLTFFWKDVPYQLTSPFNLDTLVWTHVALVVYKDSIRLYRDGTGWTRRGNFGDFDFSKTPWEVGKGVPGQCGDFDGEMDELKLYNRSLSQEEIRLSMHLIQKEELGLLGYFQFNEDNHEIFYNRMGVSHATNNQAISILSTAPISAGVSQQITSPKVGWNQFSKTGMEVHLQNNIPSTTKLFSYHLNQNPIPQVDSIHAPFHPGYWITRFWDGNPAMTLDSIRFISNSLFDANAAAQNTAFKLFRRNSPNAHQNNWILGSNAVLANQQEQSILFQNSLPYSAQWMMSLPDVLLNDQNDNHSNGSFRIYPNPSSGIWTIFTENFSDPLFIYDLNGQQIQNMNPGNLHTLNLTENPSGIYILRQNDQIIKLIKL; encoded by the coding sequence ATGCAAATAAATATCCGACTTCTTGCAATTTGTAGTCTCATTTTCCTTCGATGGAATATGGTATGTGGTCAGGAGGCACCCGATTTATTAAAACCCATACCAGATAAAGATATTCCAGCATGGGCAATCTATCTGTATGATAATCCCGTCAATTTGCATAAAGTTGATTCTGCTTTTAAGGCATATTACGCCATTCACCCATTTGAGAAATCGAAGTTCAGCAGGTATTACAAGCGATTAATCATGCAAAACAGAATGTGTCTGGATGAATTTGGCAATATTAAAGAAAGAAAATCAAATATTATAGAGCAACCAGTTACAGAAATCAATACAAACACCAGATCCCAAATGCCAGAATGGAAGGTGGTGGATATGGAAACTTTTTGGCTGGAAAGTCCTCAGGTGGCCTGTCCATGGCAGGTCAATGTTTACGCAGTTGATCTCTGCAAATCAAACCCTTCTTTTATGATTGCAGCCTCAGAGACTGGCGGAATTTATCGGACTGAAAATAAAGGATTGCAATGGACCCAAGTAGCGCATCATCAAAAATTGGAAACCAAAGCCATAGCGGTTCATCCTACTTCTCCGGATACCATCTTTTTGGGAACGGCAGGTGCCATTCAAAGATCCGTGGACAGAGGAAACAGCTGGAGCATTGTTTTTCAATACCAAGATCTATGGGTGCATGATTTTGAAATTCTCAGCGATAGGCCAAACGTCCTGTTGGCTTCTACCAGCAAGGGACTTTTCAGGTCTGTCAATTCAGGAAAGGACTGGACCCAAATATTTACCGAGGCAAGTTGTGATATAAAGGCCAATCCATCCAACAATAATATCATTTATACCATGCGGTACAACAACAGTCTGGGATACTATGAACCCGTCAAGTCAAGCAATGCAGGGGCAAGTTTCAGTCTAAAAAATGCAGGCTGGCATAATTTGAAAGATGGTGGTGTGCGCATGGCGGTATCACCCGCCAATAGAAACCGGGTTTACGCCATTGTGTTGACTAATAATCGCGGCCCATATTTGATGCGCAGCGATAATGAAGGTGAAAGCTGGAACATTGCTGCAAAGGGTAATTATCAAGGATATAATTCTCCGGAATTTCCAATGGACAATTGGCAAGGATTTTACGATTTGGCCATTATTGCATCCAACACCAATGCAGACCATCTCATCACGGGAACCGGATCCATTTTTAAATCCACCAATGGAGGTCAAAGCTTTACAATACATGGTGGGTATGGTGGAGACTTTGCGGTGCATCCTGATTTTCAATGTGCGGTGGGACATGGCAATGATTACTGGATTGGAACCGACGGAGGCTTGACTTATTCCACCGACTTTTTTACAGATGTCAACAAATCCTACGCACGCAACAAGGGACTCAACGGCAGTGATTTCTGGGGATTTGACGTTGGTTGGCATCAAAAAACATTTGCAGGAGGCAGATACCACAATGGCAACACCGTTTACGCTCCTGATTTTGATGGAAAATACATTCGGATGGGTGGAGCGGAACAGGCGACAGGGTATATTCACCCCATCCGAAATCAAGATTTGTATTTTTCAGACATAGGCGCTTATTCCGTCGCCAGGGAGAATCAACAGAAAATGATCTGGAATCAGATTCCATGCGCCAAATACCCAAATGAATCTTACTATCCCATGGAATTTAGCAAAATGGTCTGGAGTCCGGTTTGTTATTCGACAGTTTATTTGGGAGAAAAAAATTCTCTGTGGGTCAGCAACAACAATGCAGCCTCATTCGAATCCCTTTTTTCAGTACCAGACGCAGACTCATGGGTGGAAGACATTGAGATTAGCCGTGCTGATCCCGCGGTGATTTATTTTAGTGAACGAAACAATCGAAGAACTGAAGGCCAGATATGGAAATCATTGGACGGAGGAAGGTCTTTTGAAAAATTGTCAAATCCCCCTGGAACTTCAGGCGGAATGAGAAGGGTAAAAGCCATTTGCATCAGTGATCAGGATCCCAAGATAATTTTTCAGGCGCTCCGATCCGGAAATGCACAAAACAAAGTTTTCAAAAGTTTAGACGGAGGTCAAAGCTGGATCAATCTCACCACACAAACCATTGCGTCTCATAACATATCCGATATTCTTTATCAGAATGGTACAGAAGATGGGGTTTACATAGCTTGTGATGGCGGCAAAATATTCTATCGCAATAAAAACATGACAGATTGGGATCTCCACGGAACCGGCCTAAGTGCAAGTCATTTTACACGTACTTTAAAACCCTTCTACAAAAACCATCAATTAATCAACGGATCGAATCTGGGTGTTTGGGAAATCGATTTTTACGAACCATCAAAACCGGTGGCGCAACCCTCAGTGGACAAGCAGAGTACTTACTGTCACAGAGATACTTTTTATTTTGATGATTATTCTACTTTGGAATATGACGGCACTCAAAGCTGGGAATGGAGTTTTCCCAACGCAAGTTATGTCAGCGATCCAAGTTCCAGAAATCCAAAAGTAATGTACAGCACACCCGGTAGTTATGATGTTACTCTTAAAATTAAAAATGCCCAGGGCGTTTCTGAAAAAACCGTAACGGACATGGTTAAAATAAACCCATCTGTTTGCAATCCTGATTCGATTTCGGACAAAGCTTTGGATCTTGGAGCACGCAACAACGCGCTTAATATTCCTGCTATTCCGGCACTTGCGGGTGCAAAAGGATTTACGGTAATGGCATGGATTAAGCTCCACCGCAGACAAGATTGCTTTACACAAATCATCAGCAATTGGGGAAGCAATGTTGGATTTGGATTTGGATTTGCATTTCAGGGATATGTACCAACTACCAACCTGACCTTTTTTTGGAAAGATGTCCCTTATCAGTTGACTTCACCATTTAATCTGGACACCCTGGTTTGGACCCATGTGGCTCTTGTGGTGTATAAGGATTCCATTCGACTGTATCGCGATGGAACTGGTTGGACAAGAAGGGGCAATTTTGGAGATTTTGATTTTAGTAAAACACCCTGGGAAGTTGGAAAAGGTGTGCCTGGACAATGCGGCGACTTTGACGGAGAAATGGACGAATTAAAATTGTACAACCGCTCTCTCAGCCAGGAGGAAATCAGATTATCCATGCATTTGATCCAAAAAGAAGAGCTCGGACTCCTGGGATATTTCCAGTTTAACGAAGACAATCATGAGATCTTTTACAATCGGATGGGAGTATCTCATGCCACCAACAACCAGGCGATCTCAATATTGTCCACCGCACCGATTTCCGCAGGCGTCAGCCAACAAATCACTTCACCGAAAGTCGGTTGGAATCAATTTTCAAAAACCGGAATGGAAGTTCATCTACAAAATAACATTCCTTCGACCACCAAATTGTTTTCGTATCATTTGAATCAGAATCCAATTCCACAGGTTGATTCCATTCATGCGCCCTTTCATCCTGGTTATTGGATCACAAGATTCTGGGATGGAAACCCTGCAATGACGCTTGACAGCATTCGATTCATATCTAACTCTTTATTTGATGCAAATGCTGCTGCTCAGAATACAGCATTCAAACTTTTTAGAAGAAATTCTCCCAATGCCCATCAGAACAATTGGATCCTGGGGTCCAATGCCGTATTGGCAAATCAACAAGAACAATCCATCCTATTCCAAAACTCCCTACCCTACTCCGCACAATGGATGATGAGTTTACCGGATGTTCTGCTGAACGATCAGAACGACAACCATTCCAATGGTTCATTTCGCATTTATCCCAATCCGTCATCCGGAATCTGGACCATTTTCACAGAAAATTTTTCAGATCCACTTTTTATTTATGATTTAAATGGTCAACAAATTCAAAACATGAATCCAGGTAATTTACACACCTTAAATTTAACAGAAAATCCATCAGGGATTTATATTCTAAGACAGAATGACCAAATCATCAAATTGATCAAACTTTAA
- the dnaG gene encoding DNA primase codes for MIQHNSIQKVIDAARIEEIVRDYVDLKNRGSNLTGLCPFHKEKTPSFSVSPSKNIFKCFGCGKGGDPIEFIKEIEQLSFSEAIRLLAKRYQIELEEKELSQQDQAAELEIQSLNIINQWAQEYYSDKLWNSDEGKNIGLSYFKERGFLDSTLQKFGIGFAADYPSAFTQESIQKGYQAEFLKKVGLTTANHQDFFRNRIIFPLHNQSGKVTGFAGRIIGGESKIAKYINSPESQVYKKSKTLFGLHLAKNEIRKQNNCYLVEGYTDVMSLHQAGIENVVASSGTALTEDQIHLIKRHAQTVTILYDGDQAGIKAAERGIELIIKEGLNVYVALFPEKEDPDSFVKKYGYEGFQNFLTNEVKDFILFKIQLLHQQSQNDPVKRSAVVQEIVQIIAKIEDSIKRSIYLQNAAKILQLQESTLIENCNNYIRENLKNKSFADKRKSLQHDETILNDQQEISFKKQNQHLLETGDEIHEKELIRILMLAADQPWKDTSFTVAHFIIENIIDILEYFDNPFYAMLIQDVIGRIQTNDPVNFNYFLHHPTKHVSQLAIEFSAFPYSYSDNWADKYGIYLNKKTNGIDYTENEIESVVKYLKFRKFNKVIKELDQQIVENTAHDEGVELIKAREEIKKMKNQLFQEVWKTEN; via the coding sequence ATGATTCAACACAATTCCATACAAAAAGTTATTGATGCGGCTCGGATCGAAGAAATCGTCAGAGATTATGTCGATCTCAAAAACAGGGGTTCGAACTTAACTGGCCTTTGTCCTTTTCACAAAGAAAAGACCCCTTCCTTTTCGGTGTCTCCTTCAAAAAATATTTTCAAGTGTTTTGGCTGTGGTAAAGGGGGTGATCCCATTGAATTTATCAAGGAGATCGAGCAACTCAGTTTTTCAGAAGCCATTCGGCTGCTTGCAAAACGCTATCAGATCGAGCTCGAAGAAAAAGAATTGAGTCAGCAGGATCAGGCTGCGGAATTGGAAATTCAATCCTTGAATATTATCAACCAATGGGCACAGGAATACTATTCCGACAAACTTTGGAATTCCGACGAAGGCAAAAACATTGGTCTTTCTTATTTTAAAGAAAGAGGATTTCTGGACTCCACCTTGCAAAAATTTGGAATTGGATTTGCCGCAGATTATCCATCTGCATTTACACAAGAATCCATCCAAAAAGGATATCAAGCTGAATTTCTGAAAAAGGTCGGATTGACCACTGCCAACCATCAGGATTTTTTTAGAAACAGAATTATTTTTCCTCTCCACAATCAAAGTGGAAAAGTCACCGGATTTGCTGGCAGAATCATTGGCGGCGAGAGCAAAATTGCAAAATACATCAACTCACCGGAAAGCCAGGTTTATAAGAAAAGTAAAACCTTATTTGGATTACATCTCGCCAAAAATGAGATTAGAAAACAAAACAACTGCTATCTAGTAGAAGGCTATACTGATGTGATGTCCCTGCATCAGGCTGGAATTGAAAATGTGGTAGCTTCTTCAGGTACTGCATTGACAGAAGATCAGATCCATCTTATCAAAAGACATGCTCAAACTGTGACCATACTTTATGATGGAGATCAGGCTGGAATCAAAGCCGCCGAAAGGGGAATTGAACTGATCATCAAAGAAGGACTCAATGTATATGTTGCTTTGTTTCCTGAGAAAGAAGACCCTGATAGTTTTGTTAAAAAATATGGGTATGAAGGTTTTCAGAATTTTTTAACCAACGAAGTAAAAGATTTTATCTTATTTAAAATACAATTGCTCCACCAACAATCACAGAATGATCCTGTCAAACGCTCAGCAGTCGTCCAGGAAATTGTTCAAATAATTGCAAAAATTGAAGACTCCATCAAACGCTCTATTTATTTACAAAATGCTGCTAAAATTTTGCAACTGCAGGAATCCACGCTGATAGAAAATTGCAACAATTACATTCGTGAAAATTTAAAAAATAAATCCTTTGCAGACAAAAGAAAATCCCTGCAACACGATGAAACCATCTTAAACGATCAGCAAGAAATAAGTTTTAAGAAACAAAACCAACATCTTCTAGAAACAGGAGATGAAATCCACGAAAAAGAACTCATCCGAATACTGATGCTTGCAGCAGACCAACCGTGGAAAGATACCAGCTTTACTGTAGCTCACTTTATTATCGAGAATATCATTGACATTCTGGAGTATTTTGACAATCCATTCTACGCCATGCTTATTCAAGATGTCATAGGCAGAATACAAACAAACGATCCGGTTAACTTCAATTACTTCTTACATCATCCTACCAAACATGTGTCTCAATTGGCCATTGAGTTCTCGGCTTTTCCATATTCGTACAGCGACAACTGGGCTGATAAATACGGTATTTATCTCAACAAAAAAACCAATGGCATTGATTATACAGAAAATGAAATTGAATCGGTGGTCAAATATTTAAAATTCAGAAAATTCAATAAAGTGATCAAAGAGCTCGACCAACAAATTGTTGAGAATACAGCCCATGATGAAGGCGTAGAACTCATCAAAGCAAGAGAGGAAATTAAAAAAATGAAAAATCAGCTTTTTCAAGAAGTTTGGAAAACTGAAAACTAA
- the kbl gene encoding glycine C-acetyltransferase: MISNIISELQSELKKIRDAGLYKSERVICSPQGPQVKTEDGKEVLIFCANNYLGLSSHPEVLKSAKETIDERGYGMSSVRFICGTQDIHKKLEEKIAAFLGMEDAILYAAAFDANGGIFEPLLTEEDAIISDELNHASIIDGIRLAKAKRFRYKHNDMSDLSEQLKAAEGSRRKLIVTDGVFSMDGTIAQLDKICGLAEQSNAMVMIDECHATGFMGKTGRGTHEYRDVMDRIDIITGTFGKALGGASGGFTASKKEVVEILRQRSRPYLFSNTLAPSITGASIKVLDLLSSSTDLRDKLEKNTRYFRAEMTKLGFDILPGEHPIVPVMLYDAPLAQQFAADMLKEGIYVVGFFFPVVPHGKARIRVQLSAAHEKAHLDSCLEAFRKVGKLHGVL, translated from the coding sequence ATGATCTCCAACATTATTTCAGAATTACAATCAGAGCTAAAGAAAATCCGCGATGCCGGACTCTATAAATCTGAGAGAGTCATTTGCTCTCCACAAGGACCGCAGGTTAAAACTGAGGATGGGAAAGAAGTTCTCATTTTTTGTGCAAATAATTATCTGGGTTTGTCATCGCATCCAGAAGTGCTGAAGTCAGCAAAAGAGACCATCGACGAAAGGGGATATGGTATGTCCTCCGTGCGATTTATTTGCGGCACACAGGATATTCACAAAAAACTTGAAGAAAAAATAGCTGCATTTCTTGGTATGGAAGATGCCATTTTGTACGCTGCGGCATTTGATGCCAATGGCGGCATCTTTGAGCCTCTATTGACCGAGGAGGATGCCATCATCTCTGATGAACTCAATCACGCATCCATTATTGACGGCATACGGCTGGCCAAAGCCAAAAGATTCAGATACAAGCACAATGATATGAGTGATTTGAGCGAACAGCTCAAAGCTGCAGAAGGAAGCAGAAGAAAACTCATAGTGACCGACGGAGTTTTTTCCATGGATGGTACGATCGCTCAATTGGATAAAATTTGTGGTTTGGCTGAACAATCCAATGCCATGGTCATGATCGACGAATGTCATGCCACTGGTTTTATGGGTAAAACCGGAAGAGGTACTCATGAATATCGCGATGTCATGGATCGGATCGATATTATCACAGGCACTTTTGGGAAAGCACTTGGAGGAGCCTCAGGTGGATTTACTGCTTCCAAAAAAGAGGTGGTGGAAATATTGCGCCAAAGATCCAGACCTTATCTGTTTTCCAATACATTGGCACCCTCCATTACAGGTGCATCCATTAAAGTCCTCGATTTACTATCTTCCAGCACCGATCTGCGGGATAAACTCGAAAAAAACACCCGCTATTTTAGGGCAGAAATGACAAAACTTGGATTTGACATTTTGCCGGGAGAACATCCCATTGTACCTGTCATGTTGTACGATGCGCCTTTGGCCCAGCAATTCGCCGCAGACATGCTGAAAGAAGGCATTTATGTGGTGGGGTTTTTCTTCCCGGTGGTTCCGCATGGCAAGGCGAGAATCAGGGTGCAGCTATCAGCGGCGCATGAAAAAGCCCATTTGGACAGCTGTCTGGAGGCTTTCCGCAAAGTCGGTAAATTGCATGGTGTTTTATAA